In Eubalaena glacialis isolate mEubGla1 chromosome 2, mEubGla1.1.hap2.+ XY, whole genome shotgun sequence, a single genomic region encodes these proteins:
- the LOC133085586 gene encoding tubulin epsilon and delta complex protein 1-like, translating to MGRRRRRRRVDPANAARALPEAIAALSQTLPAGPSPETFRRAKFDRPEAAPALWRLLFCVLSPQLPDDASASFSPEAQVRSVKLALRAQGYPRRALAQLPDDGSQGGRELLLALAWLLARGPLPERLLAQNRVQLGDEMHVCECEALASPGPPAPSVEADGCVDIRHLQWLMGKLRFRWRNLMASQQEQCALLGKIHSYTRGCHSDCSLGHLSVTETELLRDPEGGRQLLRRLERENARLQAALEWRRRELVFWQWMDTVLDACPPEASQPTFLPRIPTPGAGALEPLVRELQALQGELREAVEARRAAWEAGGSFGVGGRGPEWSAARTALREAVGQDLAALRRACERGGSLVQPHGPRRLVRTEAGAPGGPGLRAPEVIEALRSREAHLEVVLRQLQGQCRQELARLVGALPGLVWILPPGR from the exons atggggcggcggcggcggcgtcgCCGGGTGGACCCGGCGAACGCGGCCCGGGCCCTGCCCGAGGCCATCGCCGCGTTGAGTCAGACGCTGCCCGCCGGACCCAGCCCCGAGACCTTCCGCCGCGCCAAGTTCGACCGTCCGGAGGCGGCCCCCGCGCTCTGGCGGCTGCTCTTTTGCGTGCTCTCGCCGCAGCTGCCCGACGACGCCTCGGCCTCATTCTCCCCGGAGGCCCAGGTCCGCTCTGTGAAGTTGGCGCTGCGCGCCCAGGGCTACCCTAGGCGGGCCCTGGCACAGCTCCCGGACGACGGCTCCCAGGGCGGCCGCGAGCTGCTGCTGGCCCTGGCCTGGCTCCTGGCCCGCGGGCCCCTGCCCGAGCGGCTGCTGGCCCAGAACCGCGTGCAGCTGGGCGACGAGATGCACGTGTGCGAGTGCGAGGCCCTGGCCAGCCCTGGCCCTCCTGCCCCCAGTGTGGAAGCAGACGGCTGTGTGGACATCCGCCACCTGCAGTGGCTGATGGGAAAGCTGCGGTTCCGGTGGCGAAACCTGATGGCCAGTCAGCAGGAGCAGTGCGCCCTCCTGGGCAAGATCCACTCATATACCCGTGGCTGCCACAGCGACTGCAGCCTTGGCCACCTGTCTGTCACCGAAACGGAGCTGCTCAGAGACCCGGAGGGTGGCCGGCAGCTGCTGCGGAGGCTGGAGAGGGAGAACGCTCGGCTGCAGGCGGCCCTCGAGTGGCGGCGCCGGGAGCTGGTCTTCTGGCAGTGGATG GACACGGTCCTGGACGCCTGCCCCCCTGAGGCCTCACAGCCCACGTTTCTGCCCAGGATCCCCACGCCAGGGGCTGGAGCATTGGAGCCCCTGGTGCGGGAGCTGCAGGCCCTGCAGGGAGAGCTGCGAGAGGCGGTGGAGGCCCGGCGGGCGGCCTGGGAGGCCGGAGGCAGTTTTGGT GTTGGAGGCCGTGGGCCCGAGTGGAGCGCCGCGAGGACGGCCTTGCGGGAGGCCGTGGGGCAGGACCTGGCAGCTCTGCGGCGGGCCTGCGAGCGAGGCGGCAGCCTGGTCCAGCCCCACGGGCCCCGCCGGCTGGTGAGGACTGAGGCTGGGGCGCCTGGGGGCCCAGGCCTGCGGGCCCCTGAGGTGATTGAGGCGCTGAGGAGCCGGGAGGCCCACCTGGAGGTGGTGCTGCGCCAGCTCCAGGGCCAGTGTCGGCAGGAGCTGGCCAGGCTGGTGGGAGCCCTGCCCGGCCTCGTCTGGATCCTGCCACCTGGACGCTGA